In Cotesia glomerata isolate CgM1 linkage group LG1, MPM_Cglom_v2.3, whole genome shotgun sequence, one genomic interval encodes:
- the LOC123259790 gene encoding protein scarlet: MANNESSVSKSQGATLSWRDLSVYAMDRSNIICKQLVNNVRGIVKPGDLTAILGGSGAGKSSLMTALAYRTAPGIIVHGDIRVNGQRVDPSYMRHHTGFMHQEDIFIGTMTVLEHLWFMAQMKLDRRISKFEIHERINALLREVGLHDRRNVRIGAGGDDKVLSGGEKKRLAFATELLTDPKILFLDEPTTGQDSNSASSLISRLTTFAHRGRTVLCTIHQPSSSIFDEFDRIILVADGRIAFAGTKAAAIDFFSKQGYECPSNYNPADFLVATLAITPREEETSRRTAQRICDAFLTSDACQEIDVALQLENHISNTYNWSMSAYEPEFKQPYWWSRLFWLTHRGFNQVIRDPSVQLIRIVQKLCVAVMAGLCFIGAINLDQLGIQAVQGVLFILVTENAFFPMYATLSLFPQEFPLFIREHRAGMYPTHLYYISRMVSLVPGLIIEPVLFTMIVYWLVGLRSSIEAFGLTLLVTICTMNVSTACGCFFSAAFEIVPLAMAYLVPFDYILMITMGPFAKLSSLPIFIRWVRYISWLLHSTEALTIVQWKDVSNISCAFERSGLPCIQNGTQVMDIYDFNEGNYWTDILSMFIIFTCFHLLGYYCLWRRSRLK, encoded by the exons atggCTAATAACGAATCTAGTGTATCAAAATCACAAGGTGCGACACTTTCTTGGCGTGATTTATCTGTTTACGCTATGGATCGAAGTAATATCATTTGCAAACAGCTTGTGAATAATg ttcgAGGGATTGTTAAGCCCGGAGATCTAACAGCAATTTTAGGAGGAAg CGGAGCAGGAAAAAGTTCTCTTATGACAGCTTTAGCTTATCGTACAGCTC CTGGTATTATTGTACACGGGGACATTAGGGTCAATGGACAGAGAGTAGATCCTTCTTATATGAGACACCACACGGGTTTCATGCATCAAGAAGATATATTTATCGGTACTATGACTGTACTGGAACATTTGTGGTTTAtg GCGCAAATGAAACTGGATAGAAGAATATCAAAGTTTGAAATCCACGAACGGATAAATGCATTACTTCGCGAAGTTGGCTTGCACGATAGGCGAAACGTGAGAATCGGTGCAGGTGGTGACGATAAAGTTTTATCTGGAGGAGAGAAAAAGAGACTggcgtttgcaacagaa cTTCTAACGGATCCTAAAATACTTTTCCTGGACGAGCCGACAACCGGCCAGGACTCAAATTCAGCGAGCTCATTAATTTCAAGACTAACGACGTTCGCCCATCGCGGTCGAACGGTCTTATGCACAATTCATCAGCCAAGCTCGTctatttttgatgaatttgatCGGATTATTTTAGTTGCTGACGGGAGAATCGCTTTTGCTGGTACTAAAGCCGCAGCCATTGATTTTTTCtccaa aCAAGGCTATGAATGCCCCAGCAATTACAATCCAGCGGATTTTTTAGTAGCGACTTTAGCTATCACTCCGCGAGAAGAAGAAACAAGTCGGCGGACAGCTCAACGAATTTGCGATGCTTTTTTAACTAGTGACGCTTGTCAAGAAATAGATGTTGCCCTACAGCTTGAAAATCATATTTCAAATACATacaat tgGAGTATGAGCGCTTACGAACCCGAATT taaacAACCTTACTGGTGGTCGAGATTATTTTGGCTAACTCACCGAGGGTTCAACCAAGTAATAAGGGACCCATCTGTTCAATTAATAAGAATAGTTCAGAAATTG TGTGTCGCCGTGATGGCAGGACTGTGTTTCATTGGTGCAATAAATTTAGATCAACTTGGTATTCAGGCGGTTCAAGGAGTACTTTTCATTCTTGTTACTGAAAATGCATTTTTTCCAATGTACGCGACACTATCATTATTCCCTCAGGAATTTCCGCTTTTTATACGCGAACACAGAGCCGGAATGTATCCCACTCATCTTTACTACATTTCTCGGATGGTATCACTG GTACCAGGATTAATTATAGAACCAGTACTATTTACCATGATTGTTTATTGGCTCGTTGGTTTACGAAGTTCTATAGAGGCGTTTGGGTTGACATTACTTGTCACTATTTGTACAATGAACGTTTCTACAGCATGCG GATGCTTTTTTTCAGCTGCCTTTGAGATTGTCCCATTAGCAATGGCATATTTGGTACCTTTTGATTACATTCTTATGATAACAATGGGACCTTTTGCAAAACTCAg CTCACTGCCGATTTTTATAAGATGGGTCCGATACATTTCATGGCTTCTTCACTCGACAGAAGCTCTGACAATCGTTCAATGGAAAGATGTCTCCAAtatct CGTGTGCATTTGAAAGATCTGGACTACCGTGCATTCAAAATGGAACTCAAGTTATGGACATCTATGATTTTAATGAAGGAAATTATTGGACTGATATTCTTTCTATGTTTATTATCTTTACTTGTTTTCATCTTTTAGGATATTATTGTCTTTGGCGAAGATCTCGactaaagtaa
- the LOC123259785 gene encoding protein white gives MTNSEESRPLINTESIASTSSIPRTYNSVYYGCNGNQQADTPDQNIRSELQMDPAVSSRSEVEVILDCSDKITYTWSDVNVYCMQRNTRAWDRFYRKRKPVEQKHILKDVSGVAYPGELLVIMGSSGAGKTTLLNALTFRSGRGITVSGTMAANGRRVTSSVLTSRTAYVQQDDLFVGTLTVKEHLLFQAMVRMDRHIPYRQRVERVNDVISELALTKCRNTIIGVPGRVKGLSGGEMKRLSFASEVLTNPPLMFCDEPTSGLDSFMAHQVVSVLKALAAQGKTIIATLHQPSSELFALFDRILLMAEGRVAFMGTADQAYAFFKSMGAVCPSNYNPADYFVQVLAVVAGREIECRHTINTVCDTFQRSDNGIKIALEAETIQGEFQDSFKLAKYHKNNNNRSPYKASWCEQFRAVLWRSWLSVIKEPILIKVRLLQTLMVSILIGVIYYGQKLDQDGVMNINGALFIFLTNMTFQNVFAVITVFCAELPIFLREHQNGMYRTEVYFICKTLAEAPIFIAVPLLFTSIVYPLIGLYPGIDHFFITTGIITLVANVATSFGYFISCVSTNISMALSIGPPVIIPFLLFGGFFLNTASVPSYFEWFSFLSWFRYGNEALLINQWSEVETIACTRSNATCPKSGHMVLQTYNFDEKDFWADIVGLIILIISFRFLAFLALYSKTLRRASK, from the exons atgactaATTCGGAAGAAAGTCGCCCGTTAATAAATACCGAGTCAATTGCATCTACCAGTTCTATTCCTCGGACTTATAATTCAGTTTAT tatGGCTGCAATGGGAATCAACAGGCCGATACGCCTGATCAAAATATTCGAAGTGAGCTACAAATGGATCCAGCGGTTTCTTCGAGATCAGAAGTTGAAGTCATACTGGATTGTTCGGATAAAATTACATATACATGGAGTGATGTTAATGTCTACTGTATGCAACGAAATACTCGAGCTTGGGATCGATTCTACCGCAAGCGAAAACCCGTTGAGCAAAAACATATTTTGAAAGATG tatcagGAGTAGCATATCCAGGagaattattagtaataatggGGTCATCAGGAGCTGGAAAAACAACGCTACTAAATGCACTTACCTTTAGATCCGGCAGAGGAATTACGGTGTCAGGAACGATGGCTGCAAACGGCCGAAGAGTGACATCAAGTGTGCTCACCTCGAGGACCGCATACGTTCAACAAGATGATTTATTTGTCGGGACTCTGACTGTTAAAGAGCACCTTCTGTTCCAAGCCATGGTGCGGATGGATAGACATATCCCCTACAGACAAAGAGTTGAAAGGGTCAATGATGTTATTTCTGAA CTTGCCTTAACCAAATGCCGAAATACAATAATTGGAGTACCTGGCAGAGTAAAAGGGCTATCGGGTGGAGAAATGAAACGATTGTCCTTTGCATCGGAGGTCCTTACTAATCCGCCTCTGATGTTTTGCGACGAGCCGACATCAGGTTTGGATTCCTTTATGGCCCATCAAGTTGTTTCTGTTTTGAAGGCTTTGGCTG cgcAGGGTAAAACAATAATCGCTACTCTTCATCAACCCTCTTCAGAGCTTTTCGCTCTTTTCGACAGAATTCTACTGATGGCAGAAGGCCGAGTCGCTTTTATGGGAACCGCTGATCAAGCTTACGCCTTTTTTAaatc CATGGGAGCCGTTTGTCCGAGTAACTACAACCCCGCAGACTACTTCGTCCAGGTTTTAGCGGTGGTTGCAGGCCGCGAAATCGAGTGCAGACACACGATAAATACAGTTTGCGACACATTCCAGCGGAGTGATAACGGAATTAAAATAGCGCTTGAAGCTGAAACTATTCAGGGCGAATTTCAAGATTCTTTTAAGCTTGCTAAGTATcataaaaacaacaacaatagATCGCCTTATAAAGCTTCTTGGTGCGAACAGTTTCGAGCTGTTTTATGGCGATCTTGGTTGTCTGTTATCAAAGAGCCTATTCTTATTAAAGTACGATTGCTTCAAACTCTG ATGGTTTCGATCCTGATCGGAGTTATTTATTACGGCCAAAAATTGGATCAAGACGGCGTTATGAATATTAACGGAgcgctttttatttttcttactaaTATGACATTCCAAAATGTATTTGCCGTAATTACA gttttTTGCGCAGAACTTCCGATTTTTTTACGAGAACACCAGAACGGAATGTACAGAACAGAAGTATACTTTATTTGTAAAACATTAGCCGAAGCTCCTATTTTTATCGCTGTACCGCTGCTATTCACCTCAATCGTTTATCCGCTAATTGGATTATATCCAGGAatagatcatttttttataaccacTGGAATTATTACTCTTGTAGCAAATGTCGCTACTTCatttg GGTATTTCATTTCGTGTGTCAGTACGAATATTTCAATGGCTTTATCAATAGGACCACCTGTAATAATTCCATTTTTACTATTTGGAggttttttcttaaatactgc atCTGTACCCTCGTACTTTGAATGGTTTTCATTTCTCTCATGGTTTCGTTATGGTAACGAGGCTCTTCTGATAAATCAGTGGTCTGAGGTTGAAACGATTGCTTGCACACGGAGTAACGCAACTTGCCCTAAAAGTGGTCATATGGTTCTGCAAACATACAACTTTGACGAG aaagATTTTTGGGCTGACATCGTCGGTCTTATCATCCTCATCATCAGCTTTCGGTTCCTAGCATTTTTGGCGCTCTATTCAAAAACACTTCGCAGAgcttctaaataa